The Vespa velutina chromosome 22, iVesVel2.1, whole genome shotgun sequence genome includes a window with the following:
- the LOC124956597 gene encoding protein TAPT1 homolog: MDSEQENTLKLEGHADRKYISFQGLKKASKCPSNRIECLDTNQTDSQQFNNRDITRKKGVSLMQFVQTELTRGYQLEYDEERFSARREKIYSFMKIPREVEKFMIYGFLQCADSFLFVYTFLPLRFIMALWAVATRPLWHCLGSKKLRAKRKERILRPAEVCDLLKGVVVLGCWAATWKVDTSMMYHVVKSQSVIKLYIFYNMLEVGDRLFSAFGQDTIDALLWTATEPRSRTRSTRSQHLGTLPHLLFALAYVLLHSILVLFQATTLNVAINSSNKALLTIMMSNNFVELKGSVFKKFDKNNLFQLSCADVRERFHLTMLLLAVTLQTMKEYAWRADRLIVLLPDCVMLLLAEVLVDWVKHAFITRFNELSSTVYRDYTVSLAYDMAQTRQKTAFSDPSDLIARRMGFIPLPLSVAMGRVLCTTLTPSARPANFILLILAYLILVALRILNSLIILGRACDLISSHAHSNRNETGEETLIQNLNKSSADAKDPNLATAIFSNSAVSLNNVCLNDALLKSDDINDDLDRSLDNSAEVGPPVKNILRSGSEPLLPQ, translated from the exons ATGGATAGCGAACAAGAGAATACACTAAAATTGGAAGGCCATGCAGATAGAAAATACATTAGCTTTCAAGGTCTTAAAAAAGCTTCCAAATGTCCAAGCAATCGTATTGAATGTTTAGATACAAATCAGACCGATTCACAACAATTCAATAATCGAGATAttacaagaaagaaag GTGTGTCTTTGATGCAATTTGTACAGACAGAATTAACAAGAGGATACCAATTAGAATACGATGAAGAAAGATTTTCtgcaagaagagagaagatctATTCGTTTATGAAAATTCCTAGAGAAGTTGAAAAATTCATGATTTATGGCTTTCTCCAG TGTGcagattcatttttatttgtctatACATTTTTACCATTAAGATTTATTATGGCATTATGGGCTGTAGCCACAAGACCCCTTTGGCATTGCTTAgg AAGTAAGAAACTTCGtgccaaaagaaaagaaaggattttGAGGCCGGCCGAAGTATGTGATTTATTAAAGGGAGTGGTAGTATTAGGTTGCTGGGCAGCCACATGGAAAGTGGACACATCAATGATGTACCATGTAGTTAAAAGTCAGTCggtgataaaattatatattttttataatatgttaGAAGTAGGAGATCGACTTTTTAGCGCATTTGGTCAGGATACAATAGACGCATTACTTTGGACTGCCACAGAACCACGTTCTCGAACACGATCAACTCGTTCTCAACACTTGGGAACATTGCCACATCTCCTATTTGCTCTTGCTTATGTGT TGCTGCATAGTATACTGGTGCTATTTCAAGCGACTACCTTAAATGTAGCTATAAACAGCAGCAACAAAGCTCTTCTTACAATAATGATGTCTAACAAC TTCGTTGAATTAAAAGGTTCTGTTTTCAAGAAATTTGACAAGAATAATTTGTTTCAATTATCTTGTGCCGATGTCAGAGAACGTTTTCACTTAACGATGTTACTGTTAGCGGTTACATTGCAAACAATGAAGGAGTACGCATGGCGAGCTGATAGGCTAATTGTCCTGCTACCCGATTGCGTAATGTTGCTATTAGCAGAAGTTCTTGTTGACTGG GTAAAGCATGCATTCATCACTCGTTTTAACGAGCTAAGCTCAACTGTCTATAGGGATTACACAGTTAGTTTGGCTTATGATATGGCTCAAACGAGACAAAAAACAGCATTTTCTGATCCATCGGATTTGATAGCTCGGAGAATGGGTTTTATCCCATTACCCCTTAGCGTTGCTATGGGCAGGGTATTATGTACAACTTTAACACCATCTGCAAGACCAgcaaatttcattttgttaatattagcATATCTCATACTCGTAGCTTTACGTATATTAAACAGTCTAATTATTTTGGGTAGAGCATGCGATTTAATATCTTCGCATGCACATTCAAATAGAAATGAGACGGGTGAGGAAACATTGATtcagaatttaaataaatcaagtgCAGATGCAAAAGATCCGAACCTGGCAACAgctatattttcaaatagcgCTGTCAGTTTGAATAATGTATGTCTTAACGATGCTCTACTTAAATcggacgatattaacgacgaCCTGGATAGATCTCTGGATAATTCGGCTGAAGTTGGCCCACCagttaaaaacattttaagAAGTGGAAGTGAACCTCTACTTCCTCAATGA